The genomic DNA AATGCCGCGCTCGTGCGCATACGCCAACGCTTGCGCGATGTTGCGCAGAATCCCAACCGCCTCGGCCAGCGGCACGGGTCCGGCCAGCATCCGCGCGCGCAACGAATCGCCGCGCACGAACGGCATGGTGTAGTACGGCAGACCGTCGCTCGTGATACCCGTGCTGTGCACCGGCACGATGTGCGGGTCCTGAAGCGCGGCGGCCAGTTTGATTTCGCGCGTGAAGCGCTCCACGCTGAGCGACGCCGACAGTTCCGGCGACAACACCTTCACCACGATCTCGCGCGCGAGCGCATGATCGCGCGCCACGAACACGCGCGACATGCCGCCCCCGCCGAGCTCGCGCTCAAGGGTGAAGTCAGCGCCAAGCGCCGATTGCAGCGTGTCGCGGAGGTCAGTCATGCACAGACGGAAGGGGGTCACCAACGGATTCCGGAATCTACAGCGCAACACCCGTCGCGTCCTCGACCAGGAACGCTGTGCGCAGAAGCCCGCTAGTCGCCGCTCCTGCGCACTGGTACATTCGGCCATGCCCACCCTCGACCGCCTCACCGCCGCGCTCGCCGACCGCTACCGCATCGAGCGTGAGCTTGGGGCTGGCGGCATGGCCACCGTCTACCTGGCGGAAGACCTCAAGCACGACCGCCGCGTCGCGATCAAGGTCCTCAAGCCCGAACTCGCCGCCGTGCTCGGCGCCGAGCGCTTCGTGGTGGAGATCAAGACCACGGCGGCGATGAGTCATCCGCATATTCTGCCGCTCTTTGATTCCGGCGAAGCGGACGGCTTCTTGTACTACGTGATGCCGTACATCGAAGGCGAAACGATTCGCGAGAAGCTCACGCGCGAAACGCAGTTCGGCATCGACGAAGCGGTGCGCATCACGCGCGAGATCGCCGACGCCCTCGACTACGCGCACCGCCGCGGCATCATTCACCGCGACATCAAGCCGGAGAACATTCTCCTGCACGATGGGCGCGCGATGGTGATGGACTTCGGCATCGCGCTGGCGGTGAGCGCGGCGGCGGGTGGGCGCATGACCGAGACGGGCTTGAGCCTCGGCACGCCGCACTACATGAGTCCCGAGCAGGCCACCGCCGAAAAGGAGATCACGCCGCGCAGTGACGTGTACTCGCTGGCCAGCGTGCTCTACGAGATGCTCGCCGGTGAACCGCCACACAGCGGCGGCTCGGCGCAGGCGATCATCATGAAGATCATCGCCGAGCCGGCGCAGCTCGTGACGCAGCTGCGCAAGTCGGTGCCGACGAACGTGGCCGCGGCGCTCGACATGGCGCTGCAGAAGGTGCCGGCCGATCGGTTTGCCAGCGCGGCCAAGTTCGCGGAGGCGCTGGCGAATCCCGCGTTCACGACGCGCGGGACGGCGCAACTCACGGGCGCGACGGGCAGCACACGCGGCGTTGCCACACCGTGGTTCGTGGCCACGGCGGCCGTCGCACTGATCGCCACCGCGGTGGCGGGCTGGGGGCTGCTGCATCCGGCCCCGGTGCCTCGCGTGGCGCGCTTTCCGTTGCTCCTGCCCGAAGACCAGGCGCTGTTCGCGAACTCGCAGGCCACGCTCGCCACGTTGACGCCCGACGGCCGCACGCTCGTCTACCTCGGCAGCGAAGGCGCAGGACGGCGCCTGTGGGTGCGCCCGCTCGATCGGCTCGACGCCACGCCGCTGGCCGGCACCGAGAACGCGGACGCCCCATCGGTGTCGCCCGACGGCACACGCATCGCCTTCCTCGTCTACAACGACGGGAGCTCCGGAACGGCGCGCCGGAACGCCCTCAAGGTGGTGCCGATCGGTGGAGGACCGGTCCTTACGCTCATCGACACACTGGTGGACGCCTACGGCGGCGTCTCGTGGAGCGCTGACGGCTACATCTATTACCACGGCTACGGCAGCCTCGAGGGCAACGGGATCGCGCGGGTCAAGGCGACCGGGGGACGGGCCGAGATTGCCTCTCGGCCCGACAGGAGCCGCGGCGAGAACTTCCACTACAGACCGAGTGCGTTGCCCGGTGGCCGTGGGGTGCTGCTGGCCAGCCGAACGAGGACCGCGAAGGGAACCACGCAGGAGATCGCGGTGCTCGACACCCGCACGGGGACCCACCGCATCCTCACCGCTGGCGTGACTGCGGTCTACGCCGAGAGCGGTCATCTGCTCTTCGTGACGGAGGGGGGCGCGCTGATGGCGGCGCCCTTCGACCTCAGCGGGCTTCGCCTCACCGGGGAGGCCGTGCTCCTCGGCGATAGCGTCGCCGTCGGCGGTGAAAACCTGCAGAACGCCACCATCTCCCTGTCACGCGACGGTACGTTAGCGTACGTCGCGGGGGTGGCGCTGCGTGCGACGCGGGAGTTGGTGTGGGTCGGCCGCGACGGCATCGCACGCGCTGTGGACTCCTCCTGGTCGGGCGAGATGAAAGGGCGCCCGGTGCTCTCACCTGACGGGCGCTCGGCGGCCGTGGTGAGTGAAGGGCAGATCTGGGTCAAGCAGCTTGATCGCGGCCCGGCGATGCGCGTGGCGGCCGTTGGCAACGCGCCCTCGTGGTCACCCGACGGCAAATCGTTGATCTTCGAGACGACCGAAGCACTGCAGGCGGTCCCCGCCGACGGGAGCGTGCTCCCGTCGGGCATCCCAGGCCGCGGCGCATCGCCGCAGGTCTCGTCCGATGGCCAGTGGGTGATCTACGCCCGGAGCGGCGACATCTTCGGTCGGCGCACCTCGGGCGACACGGCGGAAGTCCCGCTCGTGCAGGATCTCGGCCCGCAGTGGGTCCCCTCGCTCTCCCCCGACGGTCGTTGGCTCGCCTATGCATCACAGGAGACCGGGACCCCGCAGGTGTACGTGCGCTCCTTCCCGGCTACCAAGGTGGCCAAGCGCCAGGTGTCGACGAACTGGGCTTATGGGCCGCGCTGGTCGCGATCGGGGCGTGAGCTGTTTTTCGTTCAGAACGACGAGACCGGGACGATGTCGCTGTTCTCAGTGGACGTAGACCCCGGGGCCGTCTTCAGGAGCGGTACGCCGAAGCGGCTCTTCTCGGCCGTGGCGTACGGCCCCCACCGTAACCATCACTTCGACGTCAGCGCGGACGGGCAGCGGTTCCTGGTCACGCGTCCGGTGGGTTCGGGGACTGGCGACGCGGCGAAGGATCGGATCGTGATCGTGCAGAACTTCGCGGCGGAGCTCAAGGCCAAGGTGCGCTGAACGGCGGCCGCCACCGCAGGCCGGGAAAGCGCGCGAAGTCCCGATCGGTCGTGACGAACTCCGCCCCACCTCGATGGCCAAGGCGGCATGATACGCGTCGGCAACCAAGTTCCCGCGCGCGCCGCGGGCGCATCCAGCACAAGCGACTGACAGCCGCACGCTATCAGTCGGGCGCGAACAACTCTCGCAACGAGAGCGCGAAGCCCGGGAGCAGCGCATCGCCGCTTAGGGTGTCGTTCACGCCGAGCACGTCGACACTGCCATCGGCGCGATACACCACGACCGATTCGCGGGGCGGATCGACGACCCAGACGAGTTGCGTTCCGGCCGAGAGCCAATCGCCGACTTTCGCGACGATGGCGCCAGTGCGATCGGTCGGGGAGAGCACTTCGACGGCGAGGTCGGGTGCGAGTTCCGGGAAGCCGTCGGGCATGGGACCGCCGAATCGCTCGCGTGAGACGTAGGCGATGTCGGGTGCGCGCACGGTGTCGGGGCGCCGCGCTAGGGTGAAGCCGGGGTCGGCCGTTGCGAGGCGCCCGCGCGTATGTGACCGGCCGCGCGCTTCGCGCTCGCGCGCGAGGTGATTGGTGAGCGCCACACCGATGCGCAGCGTCAGCGACCCATGATAGAAACCGGCGGGTTCGCGAACGATCAACTGTCCGCGCACCAGCTCCACGCGCTTGCCCGGCGCTTCGTAGCCCAGCAGTTGCTCGGCGGTCATCCCAACTGCGGTAGCGCCCATCGCAGACCTCCGGCGTTTTGATCGGGTTCGTATCATGAGTACAGCATACGTGGCGGTGTCAGCGCCGCGTCACCGCGTTGCCATGAAAAGCTATATTCGGCGGGCGGGCCGAGTCTACAGCCCCATCGCCCGCAGCAGCTCCGGATAGCGCGGGTGCGCCCGCACGGCATCGGTGGCAAACGGCAGCCGCGCCCACCCCGGGTTCAAGCCGTCGCATTGTTCGACAGACTCGAGCGCATAGCGTACGGCATCGTCGGCGCGACCGAGCCGACTCGCCGCAATCGCCAGCACACTCCGCTGTACCACATCGATTTCCGATCGGGCCAGCAATTCCGCGTAGGCGGCCTCCGCACGTCGCGTGTCACCGGCTTTGACATAGGCCAGCACGAGAAAACTTGCGAAGAGCGGATGCCTACCGAACCTGGCGATTGTTTCGTTGACCGCGGCAATCGCGCCACCTGTTTCGTCGCAATATCCGAAGGCCATGAGGCGCCCGTACGCTGCCGTGAACGAGTGCGGATCGAGTTCCTGTGAACGTCTTGCTTCGGCCATGGCGGCGGCAGAATGCCCCGTAAGCGCGAGTATCGCGCTGTTAAAGCCAGCGCAGTTGGCGCTCAACGGGTCGTCGGTCACCGCGCGCGCGAGCTCCGCGAGGGCGCGCTCATCATCCTGCTTGATGCAATACAGCCCGTTGACCGCGTACGCGCCGCGGACTTCGCTGAGTCGTGGCTGCAGCGCGAGCGCGCGCTCCCACCACGCAAACGCCGAGTCCGGATCTCGCTCCAGAAACAGACTGACCAAGGCCAGCGCGCCCATGGCTTCGGCGTGTGTGGGCTCGAGCGCAAGGGCACGCGCGAGTGCGGCCTTTGCTAGCGGGAGCGACTGGGCGACCGGCAACAGGGAGTAGCGCGCCATGTTCACAAGGGTGTCGCCCAGTAACGCGTACGCGTCGGCATTGTCGGGCGTGAAGGCGATCGCGCGCTCGAAGCAATCGCGGGCGGCCAACAGTCTGACCCCGCGCTGCGCCAGCAGGGCCCGCCCTTTCGCGACCAGCTCGAACGCTTCCACTTCCGCCGTCGTGGCCTTCACCACCGGCTGCGCCGGCGGCACGAACGTCACCTGCAGCTTGGCCGAGATGGCGGCGGCAATTTCGTCCTGCACCGCGAACACGTCGGTGAGTTCGCGATCGAAGCGCTCCGACCACAAGTGGTACCCGTCGCTCACCGACACCAGCTGCACGGCAATGCGCAATCGATTGCCCGCCTTGCGGACGCTGCCTTGCAAGACCGTTGCCACGGTCAGCTTCTCGCCGATCTCGGCCAGTGCCGTGCTCCTGCCACGAAATGAGAACGCGGAGTTGCGCGCGGCGACGTGCAGCCCGTCGATCTGCACCAGCGCATCGAGAATGTCGTCGGCGATGCCGTCGGCGAAGTACTGATTGTCGGGGTCGGCGCTGAGGTTTTCAAATGGCAAGATCGCCAGCGACTTCGCGGGTGCGGCTGACTTCGTCGGCGCGGGTTCCACTTCGCTGAGTGCCGAGACGAAGCGTGCGGCGGTTTCGTGGCGATCCACGGCGACGCGTGCGAGCGCTTGCTGCACCGCACGCGCCACCGGCCGCGGTACACCCTCGCGCAATGCCGCGACATCAAGCGGTGTTTGCACGAAACGCTTGGCGATCACCGCTTGCACCGTGGGTCCCGTGAACGGCGGCTCGCCGACAATCATCTCGTACAACACGCAACCCAGGCTGTAGAGATCACTGCGTCCGTCCACGTCCTGGCCCACCGCCTGCTCGGGACTCATATACGCCGGCGTACCCACGCTCATGCCCGCTTGCGTGAGCGTGTCGTTCGTGGTGTCGCTGATCGCCTTGCCGATGCCAAAGTCGGCCACGAGTGCGTGACCGTCCTGCAGCATGATGTTCTCGGGCTTGATGTCGCGATGGATGATGCCTAAGCGATGCGCGTGATCGAGCGCACCTGCGACTTCGCTGGCAATGCGCACCGCCTCGTGCATCGGCAACTGCCCCTGCGCGTCCATGCGATCGCGCAACGACTGCCCCTGCACGTTGGGCATCACGTAGTACAGCGCGCCGTCGGCGTCGCCCGAGTCGTAGAGCGGCAGGATGTGCGGGTGACTCAGCCTCGCCGCGAGTTGGATCTCGCGCAGAAAACGCTCGCGACCGACCGACGCAGCGACGTCGTCGCGCAGGACCTTAATAGCGACATCGCGGTCGTGCTTGAGATCGTGCGCGAGATACACCGTGGCCATGCCGCCCTGGCCGAGTTCGCGGTCGAGGCGATAGCGGTCGGACAGGGCTTCGCGAAGCCGAGTCGCGGCATCGCTCACTTCGCCGCCGTCGCCCACTCAGCGCGCACGGCGTCGAGCCAGCCGTGTGCCAGCACGAGGCGCTGCGAGTTCTCCATCGGGCGGAACAGGACCAAGCGCCCGTCGGCCATGACGTCGAAGTTGGCGTGACCGCGAAAGGGCGGCAGGTCAAAGCCGCCGCGGACGAGGGTGTCACGGGTGACCACGCGCACAGCGGACGTCACGTCGAGGCGGGCGCGCACGAGGACTCCGTCGCGCGGGATGTAGTAGGCGGACTTGCCGTCGCGGGACCACACGGGTTGTTGGCCGCCCGATTCGGAGATGCGATACGCGACCGCGCCGTCGGGGAAGGCGCGCACGTACACCTCGAGTCCGGTGCCCGCCTCGTCGGAGGCGTAGATCACCCAGCGTCCATCGGGTGCGAAGCGCGGTGTCTCCTCACCAGCAGGCGTCGCGACGAATGGGCGCGATGCGGTATCTCCCACGAGACGTCGATAGCGCAGATCGGCCGTGGAGCCTGAGCCAGCGCGGTACATGAGGTACTGCGCATCGGGCGAGATGACGCCTTCCCAGAGCGAGATGTTCGCATCGCGATGAAGCACCTCGGTGCCGCCGGTGCCGTTGGCGGCGCGCCACACGAGCGTTGATCGTTCGCTACCGGCTTGCTCGCGCATCACGAGTCGCGTGCCATCCGGCGTCCACTCGGGACGTCCAAACAGCATTGGCGACGATGCCGCATCGCTGAAGCGCGTCATCGAACGCGCGCGAAGATCGTACGTGAGCACTTCCGGCACGCGACCCCTCGTCAACGCGATGCGCGTGCCGTCGGGCGAGAGGCGCGGTTCCGCAGCACTTTCCAGACCATCGCTCAAGACATCGACTGCGCCACCCGGACTGAACATGGTGAGGGCGGACTTATTCTCACCGAAGCGATAGAGCAACGAGCCATCGGCGGTCATGACGGCGACAAGGATGTCCAAGTCGCTCGCGGCGACCTGGTTCATCAGGCGCGGCTCACCCGACACGACGCGACGTTTTGCATCGTACGCGACGCCGTAAATGGCACCGCGCTCGTTGCCGTAGATGAGGAGCCCATGGTTGACACCCAACACGCGTGACCCACTCACGCCGAGCGGCGCGACCGAGTCTGACGACAGCGAGTACGACATGAGTCGTGAACTGCCGACATTGCCACCCCAATCGGTGAAGAGCAGCGTGGTGCCATCGTCGAGCAGGCGCGGTGATTGCGACAGCCGTCCGGTCTGTACGAGCGGGCGCAGCGTCTTCACCGCACCGCCGTTTTCCGGCACGACGACGATGCGGCCGGCGTCGCCGAGGTAGATGTGGCCGTCCGTCGCCCACTGTCCGTCGCGTGGATTCCGAATGTCGGCTAAGAACTCGACGTTGCCGCCGGCGGCGGGAACCTTCATCAGCTTCCCGTTGTTCGCGAAGGCCACCCATGCACCGTCAGGGGAGAGGAACAGTTGCCTGACCCCTTCAGTGCCTTCCAAGCGATGCGCGCGCACGTCATCGAAATTGCGCACATACGCGCGGGATACACCGGCACTATCGCGGGCGATGAAGGCGACGCGTCGCCCGACGGAGGACACGCCGATGGACGCATACGAGGCGATGATCTGCGCGCCATCGGGTTCATCGATGCGGAACTGCAACGGCACGCGATTGCTCGCCGTGCTGGCGTGCGATGCGCGCCACCAACCGAATCCCGCGACTCCCGCGACGATCGCGAGCACCGCCGCGACGATGAGCGGACCGCGCGACGATTTCGCACGTGCGGTGGCATTGGTCGCGCGTGACGTCGTCGGTTGTCCTTCACGCCCGAGCGCGTCGATGAACTCCTTCGCACTTTCGAACCGATCGGCCGGCAACTTCTCGAGGGCGCGCAACACGGCGTCTTCAACGCCTGCGGGCACCGCTTTGCGTTGCACACTGATGGCGCGCGGTTCTTCGGTGAGCACGCGCGCGATGATCGCCTGCACGCTCGGCCCCGTGAACGGCGCTTCGCCGACGAGCATTTCGTAGGTCACGGCCCCGAGCGCGTAGAGATCACTGCGCGCGTCGATGGTGCGTTCGCCCATTGCCTGCTCGGGACTCATGTAGTTCGGCGTGCCGAGCGAGAGCCCTGTTTGCGTCATGCGTTGGCCACCGGCCGTTTGCACCGCGAGGGCGATGCCGAAATCGGCGACGAGCGCCGAGCCATCATGCAGGAGGATGTTCTCCGGCTTGATGTCGCGGTGGATCACGTTCTGCCGGTGTGCATAGTCGAGCGCGCTGGCGACTTCGCGCGCAATGCGGACTGCGTCGGCGATCGGCAGTTGCCGTTCCCGGTCGAGTCGCGCACGCAACGTTTCGCCGGTCACCAGTGGCATCACGTAGTACAGCAACCCATCCGCGTCACCGCTGTCCAGCAGGGGCAAGATGTGCGGATGCTGCAAGCGCGCGGTCGTGCGGATCTCGGTTAAGAACCGTTCACCGCCGAGTGCGGCGCCGAGATCGGGATGCAACACTTTGATCGCGACATCGCGGTCGTGCTTGAGATCGTGCGCGAGATACACGGTCGCCATGCCGCCGGCGCCGAGTTCGCGGTCGAGGCGGTAGCGGTCGGCGAGCGCGCGCTGCAATCGCGTGAGCGTCTCAGTCATGGCGCACCGTCAGTCCTGACCGGCCATGGATTGCGCACGCGCCCACCGCTCGGCCAATCCAAAATGGGCGATCCATCCATCGAGTACCGCGTTGTCGATGTCCGACTCGTTGACTTCAATCATCCGCGCGATGTCCCGGAGGTGGCGATCGGATCCGCCCATCTGGGCGTACCGCAGCTTGTACACGATGACATACTCGATCGGCGCGAACCGGACGGTCTCTCCCTGAATCTCGCGCTCGACGCGATGTGCCAGCGCCCATTCCTGGAGCGGATCGTTCCCCGCGAGATATACATCGGCGCGCATCGCGGTGTCGTGGTGAATCACGTTGAAGTGACCGTGCGATTCGCGCGCCCGTTCCTCCTCGATCACGTCGGCCGGCGGGCAGTAGAACTCGCCGGGCGACCAGAGCGACGCGAACGTCACGGTGTCCGTCGCGCCGAGTCGGATGACGAGGTCGACGTCGAGCGTCAGCCGCGGATGGCCGTAGACGATGGCGGCGAGTCCACCCGTCACCGCGTAGTCGATACGAGCGCGATTGAGTGGCGCGACGAACAAGCCGACGAGACTAGGCGCCCGCGTCACGCATCAGCTCCCGAACGTGTTCCGCTACTTGTTCCGGCGTCCATGTCGGGTGACGCGCCTGAACACCACTCGCCATCACGTCGCGCGCTTCGATCCACAGCGCCTGTGCGACGCGCACCTTTTCGTCGGCCGTCATGGCGCGGATGCGATCCGTCTGGCGGAAGAGGGCGTCAGTCATGTCGGAATATCACACCCGAGCGCGACCGCCCCAAGGACAACCGTCACTTCGCGCGCCAGCGCTGCTGCCAGTTGAGCACCAGCAGTTGTTCACGTCGACCCGCGTTCGATTGCCGCACCATGACAAACTGTTTCCCATCGCGCCGCACATCCCAGAGCGGTTCGTACAGACCAGTGATGGATGGCACTACCACAACGAGCATCGGTTTGCCAATCGCCGGCACGTCGGTCCCCGTCACGCGCGCCACAAACACCGAGTCGGCGTGGCGGTAGAACAGTTCACCACTGGCCCCCCAGCGTGGCTCGGCGGCGCCGCCCTGGGTCACTGCCCAGCGAGCCCCGTTCTTTTCGAGTCGACAGAGGTACACCTCATTGCTCCCGGACTCGTTGGAGGTGTAGGCCAGCCATTTCCCATCACGGGAGAGCGCGATTCCGCGCTCGTCCAACGGGGACACCCGTAGCGGTATGGCGTCGGCCGGACGATCCAGCGACGCCATGAGAATATCGCGACCGGTGCCCGGGGCATCTTCGCGCCACACCAGCGTGCGCCCGTCGGGCGTGATCTCCAGCTCGTAGATGAGGGTGGGCCGCTCCAACAGGGTGACCGGTGCGCCACCTCCCTCCGCCGCGACGCTGATCACACGCGACCCGCCCCCGCGACCGGTTGCGATCAACAGCCGGCGCCCGTCTGGTGTCCACTGTTGTGCCAGCCTCGCTGAGTCTGACCCGACCCATTGCCCCGTTCCGCGTGTCAGGTCGGTGACCCAGAGCGGGCCGCCAAATGCCGGCCCGCGAATGCTCGCGATCTGATTCCCGGACTGTGCATACCGCGGGCGCACGTACGCCAGGCGCTGGGGCACCGCAATCGCGGTACGGCCATCGCGTCCCACCAGCAAGAGCTCGCGCTCGGACGCGCCTGCGGAGCGGAGGGCGATCAGGCTCCCCGACTGCGAGGCCGCGAACGCCGTGATCTCGTTCGAACCGTCAGCGCCGAGCACCTCGCGTCGCGCCCCCGTGACCGTACGCCGATTGCGTGCGAGGGGCAGCCCCCAGAGGCGTCCCTCGTCTATGAACAGCAGCGCGTCGCCAACGAGTGCGAGCCGCGTACGAATATTCGTCAGTGGGTACAACGAGTCGATCTGCCGACCGCCCTCGCGAATGGCCACAAGCAGTGCACCTCCACCATAGTGCGAGGCCACTGCAATGAGGACGCCGTCGCTGGTCGTCGCAATGCCTCCGAATCTGAGGCTGTCGCCCCGCCCTTGGATGAGCACCCGCGAGGGCGCCCCAGTCAGCGGATACTGGGTGAGCACGCCGCCCGCCGAACTCGCAACGAGTGTGTCGTTGGACATCCACGTCAGTCCGCGTGCCGACACCCCAGGCGCCAGCGTGCGGACAACGCCCGACGCGAGTTCCCTCACCATCAACCCCTGTGTGGCAACGTCGATGTATGCCAGCTGCCGCCCGTTGGGAGAGAAGGCGATCGACAGGGCCGCCGCCGCATGCACGCGGCGTGGAGGCGCGCCGGTTAAGGAGTGGAGGAGTACGACGTCGGCACCAGTGGAGTCGACGTCCCGACTAGCGTACATCGAGCCGTCGGGGCTCATCGCCAAAACAGAGTTGACAATTTGGGGCAGCATGGGGACCACCTGAAACGCCTCGGATGGCACGGGGCGCAGCCATCCCCATGCGGCGAGCGCTGCCACGGCGGTGAAGGCCGCGGCGGTCAACGCCACCCTGAGACGACGGGGCTTTGCGTGCGCTGCAGGTCGCGCACCGGCGTAGGCCGTGGTGTTCCCGATATCCCCACCCGACTCGATTAATGCCGCAAACGCCGCCGCCGTGGCCGGCCGATCGGCGGGCAGCTTGGCGAGGGCCGTCAGGACCGCGCGCTCAATGTGCGGCGGCACGGTGTCGCGCACCGTGGTCAGTGCGGTTGGCCGCTCGGTGAGCACCTTGGCGACAATGGCCTGCACGCTGTTGCCGCTGAAGGGCGCGTCGCCGGTGAGCATTTCATAGGTCACGGCGCCGAGCGCGTAGATGTCGCTGCGCGCGTCGATGACTCGTTCGCCCATCGCCTGCTCCGGCGACATGTACTGCGGCGTGCCGAGGCTCAGGCCCGTTTGCGTCATGCGCTGCCCGCCGGCGGTCTGCACCGCAAGCGCGATACCGAAGTCCGCCACCAGCGCACTGCCATCGTGCAGGAGAATGTTCTCCGGCTTGATGTCACGGTGAATGACGTTCTGGCGATGTGCGTAGTCGAGCGCGCTGGCCACCTCGCGCGCGATGCGGACCGCGTCGGCGAT from Gemmatimonadaceae bacterium includes the following:
- a CDS encoding protein kinase; this translates as MPTLDRLTAALADRYRIERELGAGGMATVYLAEDLKHDRRVAIKVLKPELAAVLGAERFVVEIKTTAAMSHPHILPLFDSGEADGFLYYVMPYIEGETIREKLTRETQFGIDEAVRITREIADALDYAHRRGIIHRDIKPENILLHDGRAMVMDFGIALAVSAAAGGRMTETGLSLGTPHYMSPEQATAEKEITPRSDVYSLASVLYEMLAGEPPHSGGSAQAIIMKIIAEPAQLVTQLRKSVPTNVAAALDMALQKVPADRFASAAKFAEALANPAFTTRGTAQLTGATGSTRGVATPWFVATAAVALIATAVAGWGLLHPAPVPRVARFPLLLPEDQALFANSQATLATLTPDGRTLVYLGSEGAGRRLWVRPLDRLDATPLAGTENADAPSVSPDGTRIAFLVYNDGSSGTARRNALKVVPIGGGPVLTLIDTLVDAYGGVSWSADGYIYYHGYGSLEGNGIARVKATGGRAEIASRPDRSRGENFHYRPSALPGGRGVLLASRTRTAKGTTQEIAVLDTRTGTHRILTAGVTAVYAESGHLLFVTEGGALMAAPFDLSGLRLTGEAVLLGDSVAVGGENLQNATISLSRDGTLAYVAGVALRATRELVWVGRDGIARAVDSSWSGEMKGRPVLSPDGRSAAVVSEGQIWVKQLDRGPAMRVAAVGNAPSWSPDGKSLIFETTEALQAVPADGSVLPSGIPGRGASPQVSSDGQWVIYARSGDIFGRRTSGDTAEVPLVQDLGPQWVPSLSPDGRWLAYASQETGTPQVYVRSFPATKVAKRQVSTNWAYGPRWSRSGRELFFVQNDETGTMSLFSVDVDPGAVFRSGTPKRLFSAVAYGPHRNHHFDVSADGQRFLVTRPVGSGTGDAAKDRIVIVQNFAAELKAKVR
- a CDS encoding Uma2 family endonuclease, which produces MGATAVGMTAEQLLGYEAPGKRVELVRGQLIVREPAGFYHGSLTLRIGVALTNHLAREREARGRSHTRGRLATADPGFTLARRPDTVRAPDIAYVSRERFGGPMPDGFPELAPDLAVEVLSPTDRTGAIVAKVGDWLSAGTQLVWVVDPPRESVVVYRADGSVDVLGVNDTLSGDALLPGFALSLRELFAPD
- a CDS encoding protein kinase; amino-acid sequence: MSDAATRLREALSDRYRLDRELGQGGMATVYLAHDLKHDRDVAIKVLRDDVAASVGRERFLREIQLAARLSHPHILPLYDSGDADGALYYVMPNVQGQSLRDRMDAQGQLPMHEAVRIASEVAGALDHAHRLGIIHRDIKPENIMLQDGHALVADFGIGKAISDTTNDTLTQAGMSVGTPAYMSPEQAVGQDVDGRSDLYSLGCVLYEMIVGEPPFTGPTVQAVIAKRFVQTPLDVAALREGVPRPVARAVQQALARVAVDRHETAARFVSALSEVEPAPTKSAAPAKSLAILPFENLSADPDNQYFADGIADDILDALVQIDGLHVAARNSAFSFRGRSTALAEIGEKLTVATVLQGSVRKAGNRLRIAVQLVSVSDGYHLWSERFDRELTDVFAVQDEIAAAISAKLQVTFVPPAQPVVKATTAEVEAFELVAKGRALLAQRGVRLLAARDCFERAIAFTPDNADAYALLGDTLVNMARYSLLPVAQSLPLAKAALARALALEPTHAEAMGALALVSLFLERDPDSAFAWWERALALQPRLSEVRGAYAVNGLYCIKQDDERALAELARAVTDDPLSANCAGFNSAILALTGHSAAAMAEARRSQELDPHSFTAAYGRLMAFGYCDETGGAIAAVNETIARFGRHPLFASFLVLAYVKAGDTRRAEAAYAELLARSEIDVVQRSVLAIAASRLGRADDAVRYALESVEQCDGLNPGWARLPFATDAVRAHPRYPELLRAMGL
- a CDS encoding protein kinase, with the protein product MTETLTRLQRALADRYRLDRELGAGGMATVYLAHDLKHDRDVAIKVLHPDLGAALGGERFLTEIRTTARLQHPHILPLLDSGDADGLLYYVMPLVTGETLRARLDRERQLPIADAVRIAREVASALDYAHRQNVIHRDIKPENILLHDGSALVADFGIALAVQTAGGQRMTQTGLSLGTPNYMSPEQAMGERTIDARSDLYALGAVTYEMLVGEAPFTGPSVQAIIARVLTEEPRAISVQRKAVPAGVEDAVLRALEKLPADRFESAKEFIDALGREGQPTTSRATNATARAKSSRGPLIVAAVLAIVAGVAGFGWWRASHASTASNRVPLQFRIDEPDGAQIIASYASIGVSSVGRRVAFIARDSAGVSRAYVRNFDDVRAHRLEGTEGVRQLFLSPDGAWVAFANNGKLMKVPAAGGNVEFLADIRNPRDGQWATDGHIYLGDAGRIVVVPENGGAVKTLRPLVQTGRLSQSPRLLDDGTTLLFTDWGGNVGSSRLMSYSLSSDSVAPLGVSGSRVLGVNHGLLIYGNERGAIYGVAYDAKRRVVSGEPRLMNQVAASDLDILVAVMTADGSLLYRFGENKSALTMFSPGGAVDVLSDGLESAAEPRLSPDGTRIALTRGRVPEVLTYDLRARSMTRFSDAASSPMLFGRPEWTPDGTRLVMREQAGSERSTLVWRAANGTGGTEVLHRDANISLWEGVISPDAQYLMYRAGSGSTADLRYRRLVGDTASRPFVATPAGEETPRFAPDGRWVIYASDEAGTGLEVYVRAFPDGAVAYRISESGGQQPVWSRDGKSAYYIPRDGVLVRARLDVTSAVRVVTRDTLVRGGFDLPPFRGHANFDVMADGRLVLFRPMENSQRLVLAHGWLDAVRAEWATAAK
- a CDS encoding serine/threonine-protein kinase; the encoded protein is MSDVLARLGAALGRSYRLDRELGAGGMATVYLAHDIKHDRDVAIKVLHPDLGAALGGERFLSEIRTTARLQHPHILPLLDSGEADGLLYYVMPLVTGETLRARLDRETQLPIADAVRIAREVASALDYAHRQNVIHRDIKPENILLHDGSALVADFGIALAVQTAGGQRMTQTGLSLGTPQYMSPEQAMGERVIDARSDIYALGAVTYEMLTGDAPFSGNSVQAIVAKVLTERPTALTTVRDTVPPHIERAVLTALAKLPADRPATAAAFAALIESGGDIGNTTAYAGARPAAHAKPRRLRVALTAAAFTAVAALAAWGWLRPVPSEAFQVVPMLPQIVNSVLAMSPDGSMYASRDVDSTGADVVLLHSLTGAPPRRVHAAAALSIAFSPNGRQLAYIDVATQGLMVRELASGVVRTLAPGVSARGLTWMSNDTLVASSAGGVLTQYPLTGAPSRVLIQGRGDSLRFGGIATTSDGVLIAVASHYGGGALLVAIREGGRQIDSLYPLTNIRTRLALVGDALLFIDEGRLWGLPLARNRRTVTGARREVLGADGSNEITAFAASQSGSLIALRSAGASERELLLVGRDGRTAIAVPQRLAYVRPRYAQSGNQIASIRGPAFGGPLWVTDLTRGTGQWVGSDSARLAQQWTPDGRRLLIATGRGGGSRVISVAAEGGGAPVTLLERPTLIYELEITPDGRTLVWREDAPGTGRDILMASLDRPADAIPLRVSPLDERGIALSRDGKWLAYTSNESGSNEVYLCRLEKNGARWAVTQGGAAEPRWGASGELFYRHADSVFVARVTGTDVPAIGKPMLVVVVPSITGLYEPLWDVRRDGKQFVMVRQSNAGRREQLLVLNWQQRWRAK